The following is a genomic window from Miscanthus floridulus cultivar M001 chromosome 14, ASM1932011v1, whole genome shotgun sequence.
TTCTTTTGAACATACTCGGACTAATTCGGATAAGAAATGTGATTTAAGATCCGCTTGAGCTGGGCCATACACTAAGATTAAATTGAACTTAAAATCATCCTCCTTGTGTCTCAACTTAAACCTAATTAAAAAGTCCCCCTCTTCTATTTGTCCAATGTCAAAGGTTAAGAGATTTACCCCTAGAATCATGCCACCGGACCGACCCCTTGGAGCCATGCAATGCCAAAGAAAATCTCTACCAGCGCAGATATTATTCAAAGTGGACTGCTGAAAATTGGCTCTGCCGGTTTCCGATATAGCTATGAAGTCTAGGTTCTTCTCTTTTGTTAAATTGGAAAGAAATTTATATTTCTTTGTGTCAGCAAAACCGTTGCTATTCTAGAAAATTCCTTTCatttcggttttagtttgttcttattatattttttttgtttattttggaCCTagacttcttgagatgtgatatggGGGTCTGTAGACACAGCGGGTCACAGCCACCATCACCTAGGTCTTCAGAGATTTCGGCACAAATGTGATTTAAAGCATCTAAGTCTAGGTCCTCATCTACTGAACAAATAGTTGAAGCATCCCCTACTAAAGAGCTGGCATCTACTTTTAACAAGTTACTCTCAGACATTCTGGTTGATTCTATGTCTCTAAGATGTTGCAAAGACAATGTAACTTCCTGTTCATTAGCCCCAAGTGATATACCAAGTGTGCTAGTAGAAGCTAGTAAAGAAGAATCATCAAAAACATCAAAATAAAGTGGTTCTGTACCTTTGATAGAAGAAGAATCCATGTTCCTACGTGCCTTTAACTTTGTTGCCTTCCCCAACGAGTCTCGCTCAGAAGTAGACGCGTTTCTTTTACTAGCTCTCACTGGCGACTCTACCCCACCACTCAGTGCTTTAGTCTTGTTCAAAGTGCCAGAGTCAATCTTGGATTGCAACATGCTGGCTTTCCACATTGCAGATCCATCTGGAGCCATCCCAGTCTGGGTAAGTAGCACCACAGGCTTAACTATATCACTTTTCATAACTGAGTTGGAACCTTCGCCTTCCTTATCAACATGATGGGGTACCTCTACAGTACTCATAAAATCTTCCTGGGTCCCAGTGGCTGCAAGGTCTTCCTGCTCAGTAAAAACAACAGTGGTAGCCTTACTCTTGTGCTGTCCACTCGGTGCAACTGAGGCATCAGGATGTTTTTCAGATGTTTGACCAGCTGGCAGGTCTTCCATATTTTTACTATCATGATCCATGTTCTCCGGCCCTTTTTCCTCTGGTGCTTTGTCCTCGTCCATGGTAGAATCCATGTCAATGACTTGTGGCTCACCATCAGACATATCCTTCTCCACTCTGAATTGTAGCTCATAAACAAAGTCCCCAATGACTACATCCACAAGATCTGGGATGAGATGGGGATCCAGCACGGCTACTTTCATTCTAGCTCTGCCATACTTCTTTGTAAATTTAGTATCAACTGCTCGAGAGACACCTAGAATGGAACCAATTGTCCAAATGATAGGGAACTCTCGCAGTTCCTTTGGTAATCCCCAAAACTGTACCCAAACCTTATCAATCTCATATTTGAAGACATCATTTTCAGCCCCTTTCTCAAAACTAATCTTTCCTTTAATTGTTTTGGTGTCCATCGGACCCCAGTTCACCATGTGATTAAGCACTTCTGCAGAAGGGAAATTAGTGGTAAAGGCATCATTGCCCTTCTCCTCAATCACCCAACTGTTTCCGGGTAGTAGTTTGTCGAGTTCTACTGCCAATTGATCTACAGTAAGAGAACCCTCCAGAACACGTACCACAGCTGATTTATCATCTGAAACTACTTTTGGATTTTCTGCAACAGGTATAAAATAGAATCCTAGACCTTGAACAGCATAACCACATGGTATAGCAGTAGATTGGAGATTCTTCAAGTTTGGGCAAACTTTTTTAACATGATCCCCATAGCAAATCTCACAGCTAAGAACTGTTGTACAAACTGAAATTGTATGCCCTTTAGTATGGCAGCGGTAACAGTAGGGCTTACCCTTGCTCTTTTGATTCCCTTTCTGGGATGGCTCTATTGCATCAGACTTAATCATCGCATTGTTGAAATTTGGTGGGGCAGTGGCCGGATTGAGATCAGCTGTTGCCGGTGCCGTCGTGGTCGAAGATGATGCCCCCATGGTTGGATTGGAGGCAGTGCCTGGCGCCGCCTGCAGGTTGGCTCCATTGCCTTGCACTGTAGCCGTGTCATACCCATGCACTGGTGCCTGGCCATGCATGTCTTGTCCCTGTGCTGTTACTTGGCTCCTTGGATGCGCCTGACCATGACCGATGGTAGAGATCTGGCCGCTCGCTTGGGGCTGTAAGTGATGTTTgggaggaggcatgggaggcgaCACGCCGTGATTGGGACCAGACTGCACCGGCTGATGGTTCCGGCCAGCATAACCCCGGCCCCTACCATCATTagtgtagtaccagccgcctccTCGCCCTACTCCCTGATACCCTCCATTGAAGCCTCCATAGCCATGTCCACCGTGAGTACCATGGCCACCATGACCACCGTGACCACCATGGCCACGACCTCTCCCACGCGGCGGGAATCAACCACGTCCTCCACCTCTCCCTCCGTACCCTGGATTGAAGCCAGGATCAAAGCCCGGATTGAACCTTCCTCCACCTCGTCCGCCGAAACCCTCCTGAGCTGCCATAGGCTTTCCTTCCCGAACAACGTCGGCAAAAGTTTTTTTCGTTGACGGCTTAGGGCTGCGCCTTGCTTCCGCGAAGGGTGAAGTCGCGGTGTGCTTTGGCGGCTGCCTCAGGGGTTTCCTAGCTGCAGTCCTCGCAAACAGGCTACACAAGCCCGGCGTGGGCCGAAAGAATTTTCCAGGCCCAATGGAGATCAGATTAGGACTCTCCCACAGCTCGTGCCATTCCCCCGTGACGCACGCGGACGTAACTACGACCGGTAGCTCAGCGGGGTTCAAGGGAGGAAAGATCGGATCAAGATTTcgtggatttgaattttcaaattttttcaaaACTGGATTAGCACCTGCCGACCCTGACCTCGCCAGCTTTCTTGCCGGGCGAGACGTCGAGATCGACCTGCCGCTTACAGATCGTGAACTCACCGGCGATTTTCCTGACCGGTACTGGTAAGTAGCTTTGGCAAAGAAATCTCCCAGGGTTCTTGGTGGAGATACCCGAGGGAAGGGCAAAGGCCCGTGCCATGGCGTGCCAACCAGTTTTCTATGAACCATTGACGAGATCAGTGACCTTGAAAGCCTGCGATCACTGGATGAAGGAATGTTACCTGATGCCAAGGCTCGTTCTGCTCTTGCTACCTGATCCACCGTGAAACCTGCCTCGAGAGCATCCTTGATGAAATCAGATGTTGAAGGCACACTCAAATCGTGCACTGTATCTTCATCATCGGAGTCGTCGTTGTCATCCGGCTGCGCCCAGAATCTTGACGCAATCACCTGCGCTGGTGAAGATGTATCGGCTCCGCCTTGTACGCCATGAACGGGCCTTGGACGCAGGGTCGCGTCCACGGCCATCGCTATCTCGCGCGACATAGCCTCGCGACCCTTGTCGCACCGCCGGTCATCCGCTTCGTCGTCGTCGCTGTCAGGTTCCGGAGCGCCTGCCGCCGGTAGCAAGGCCCGCCTGACCGCCGGAGCGAGTGTCAAGCGACGCTTACCTCGTTTCACCGCACATACTTcccagctgatttgttgtaacATACTTGGGTTCCAGTATGACTGTAATTCTTAGCTCATAAGAGAAGATCTTGATCTGCACAGACATGCTCCTAGTCCACCTTGTCCAGGAAGACAAATATGACATACAGACCATCACAACATCCATTAGGGATGGCAGACATTATATTGATGGTCCACGCAATAATGCCTCTATCAAACCTTCTGCTCAATCCAAGGACCACGCATGCATGCATCGATTAGGATTTTAAGCTTGATGATCCTACAAAATTTCGAATCATAAACTTTTTCAGAACACATGGTATACATTTAACTGTGTCAGGTGAAACTAGTCTTGCTCAGTTGTGCAGTTGTGCTAAATAAAACTAACGCATAAAAACTCATCCATACTTTCATGTGTCCATGACTctttttgttattttctgatcaGGTATTCAGGCTAAGCAATGTGGGCAAAAGTAGCAGCGggtgttttctttctttctttctttctttctttcttgcggTGCCGCAGTGGCGGAGGTATGACCCGCTCCTTTTATTTATTGGACTGTCACTATCACTATGATTTTTCTTGGTTAGCAAAATAATTTGGTATTAAGATTAAGTGGCAATAACTGAACAGATGAAGGAGCATATGAGATATTATATATATTAAGTGTCAAACTGCATTATTGGTGTGAAAGATACTGAAAAGAAATGATTAAAAAATGTGTAGCGGTGCCCTCTACAAAATCATATGCTGGCATATATATAGGAACGGTGTCCATCCTGGTTTCAGTTTTGCAATGGCCATGGTTTCATTAATTTGACCATGGATGTATCATCATCCAACTCAACACTCGTGTAATACTGTATTCATTAAGCATAACTTTTTCTGATTAATGATTCCTCGTTCATGGAATGGAAGTCCCCCATCATCATCACTACATACATATGTGCTTCTTCCATTTCTTCTAGATATAGCTAGTGCTGTCTTTTTATCCCTTGAACACTAAGAGAGTATAGTAATAATGATATTAATTAAAAAGGCTATGCACAAACCATATACTATGAAATTTTAATCAAAGCCTCTATTAAGTGGCAACTATGTTGCGTACGTCACGGCCAAAACATCATCACGTCATGACGAAAAGGAGTACTGATGCTATGGCACACAGCTACCTTCACTCTACAGCAATATCAAAAGAACAAAACACAACCATGTTGTACTGATCTAACAACGCAATCCAGAACATTACTTTCGTATCCATTAAAAAGATCGATATCGAAATGTCAATGGATTAAATGTTGCAAGCAAAAAAATAGTACTGTAAATATAGTGGTCTAAAGGCAATTAACAAACGGCACAGGTTAGTGATTCCGGCTCAAAGTATACTTAGGCCTCTTTGGTACAGCTCAACTTCACCTGTGGAGCTGAAGttgttttcaaaaagtgtttggTAAAATAGCTTCTGAGGGGAAGATAGGTGAGAGGGAGCTAAGAAAAACTAGTATTTTCAGCTTCACCGGGGTTCCTAGGCATGTTTGGTAAAATAGGTTCTCAAGGGAAGGCCAGCTTGGAAGCGTCGGCCTGGAGCCGCCGGCCTACGCGTGCTGCAGCGAAGCTATCGACCTAGGCGCGGTGCTGTGGAGGAGGAAGCGAGCCTGGCCTAGGCGCGTTGTAGCGGAGCCCCCTGCCATGGAGCTGACGGCCCTGCCTGGAGCGGGCGGTCGGTGGGGAGCGCGGCTGCAGAAGATGCACTGCCACCGAAGGAACCCTATTCTGCGCATAGTTCTCGTGGACGAGAAAAGTAGTGGCAAAAATTGAATTGGTACCTTCATAAGTGGCAGGTGGGTAGTTTCTTCGAACTTACCAtaagtgttttcctaaacgctaaacggtaaacagtcggtcacctaccgtttatccattattcgggcaaaacgtcccattaaacgggctaaacgaccaattaaacggggtcaacaggtgattaaacggaaacggcgcaccaccgtgtagcgtttacacggtgtttaaacgagctaaacgaccgtttaggcgaacagtgcttaCCATTTACATAGCCAGTTAAAGTAGGGGGAGCTACTGTGAGATTTTTAGTAGAGCAAAAACAACTTTTGGCCTAAAATAACTTTGGGTTTGCATCCCCTTGATTGGCTTTCGGATTTTTTTGAAGCCACGGCGGGTTTTAAAGCTCAACCAAATGAGGCCTTAGAAACGATCTCTAGCTAAGAGCGGGCCCTAGAAATATTTTATAAAGAGTAAGTCCATTGATGGTCCTCTGTCTTGCTGTGTCATCCCGGTCAACTCTCAAAATGCTCATTTAAGTCGCGCTAATGGACTTTACtcttttataaaatatcttaaaAATGTAAAACAACATAAAAATGATTTTTTGTGCTCAAGTTCTCGAGGATTTGAACCCGTGAGCTATCTTGGCACTCGCCTTCCTTATTATCCTTCTACATGGAGCTGGCTAACCCCAGCTAATTCTTATATCCAACTAGTAACTAGACCCAACTAATCCAAAACAAATGAACTGAGAAAATCCACACGAGGATTTTTGCTGTTATAGATCGTTGTTAGTCCTGTTCAGTCCAAGCACGGACGAAATCCATACGTTAGTAATAAAGACCGCCAACAAGTACTCATGACTCATGAGCGCTCACTGTCAAGTGTGCCACATTTGTATGGTCCCACAAGCCAGGGAAAGAGACACACTCACTTCCTGTGAGCGCCATGTGGCTTCTGACCTGTGAGAGCTTGCCGCGTCGCATGAATTCCTCCTCGCTTCCATCGCCATTGCCGCCCTCCTCGCTCCCTCAAAGCCACCTGCTTTTTTGGACCGCACCGGTCCGAGCCGCGTCACTGCCGAGGCGGCGTAAATGCCCGTCCGTGCAGAGGATCCCAGCCTTCCCTCTCCGCCCCAAATCCCGTCCTTGTTCCCATCGATTAAGAGCAGGCGAAGGTTCTTGGACGCGTGCTGATCCTACCAGCAGCCACGGATGTGGAAGGCGTCCTGACTCCACTTGCCCAGCTCCGGcggctgctctgctccgccaccaacTGACATGGGCTTCTTGATCTGCTGCGCCCGCCTcctccagctgctgctgctgctcctcaccACCGCCACCCCACCAGTGGCTGCGCAGCCGCCGTCGCCCGCGAGGGCCCTCGACGCGGCGCTGCAGGACTACGCGTTCCGTGCGCTGTCGGCGCGCCCGCGCACCGGCATTGTCTACAACGCCACCGTGCCGGGCAACCTCACGGGCATTGCGGCGTCCGAGCTGCGCCTGCGGAGCGGCAACCTCCGCCGGAGGGGCTTCGCGGGCTACTTCCAGTTCGCGCTCCCGCCGGGCGTCGTCGTGCAGCCGCACGTCGAGCGGGTGGTGCTCGTGTACCACGACCTCGGCAACTGGTCCGACCGCTACTACCCGCTCCCCGCCGGGTACACCTACCTCGCGCCCGTGCTGGGGCTGCTCGCCTACGACGCGGCCAACCTGTCGGCCGTGGGGCTGCCGGAGCTCAGCATCGTCGCGTCGGGGGGACCGATCTCTGTGGCGTTCGGCGGTGTCCGGGCGGTGCCGGCAGGTGGTGTGACGCCGCGGTGCGTGGTGTTCGATTTGGATGGCGTGCCGCAGTTCCGGGACCTGGAGGGAACCAATGTGTGCACGACGTATCGGCAAGGGCACGTTTCAATTGTCGTGAATTCCAGTGAGAttgctccagctccagctccagctccggcTCCACCTCCAGCTGGCGCGATTGCTCCGCCGATACCGACTGAGGGAGGTGGTAAGAAGGGGAGCTCAGACGCGTGGAAGATTGCTGTCGGCGTGGTTGGGGGTGCTGCAGCGTTGGGGCTGTTGGCTGCGCTTCTGCTGTGCTTGGTGAGGTACAAAAGGGATAAGAAACTTCAGCTCATGGAGCGGAATGCGGAGGTTGGGGAGACATTGCGGATGGCGCAGGTTGGGCGGACGCAGGCGCCTGTGGCGTTGGGGACGCGGACACAACCGGTGATTGAGAACAATTATGCTGCATAGTGGATTTTTCGATTTGCTGGATACTTCTGCTAACAAGAAGACTTGATGATGTTGGCTAGAGCCAGGATTGTCCATTGGTTGCTTGCCGGCGGCAAATTTTCTATATCAGCGAGGGCAATGCTAGCCACTAATTTCAGAGCCCAGATTCTGCTCAATGAGGGTTCAGCACATTCTTTTGGTGGGTTTGTTGGGAACCTTAAGTTTTGTACTGCGAGGAATGGGAGGATACTGTTCATGTTCATAGTTGCCGATGTTCATATGCGAGGAGTTCCTTTCATCTCCAAGCAAGCAATGGAGGAGAAATGTTTGCCATATTGGATTTGGAATCCCCTGTTATTTTTTTTCTTGGGTTGCTGTATTCAAGAGGAAATGGGTTTGGCAATAAAGCTGAGGTAACATTCATTGCATATCGTGATATGCTGTGTTGGGGAAATTCATTCATCCAGTTGGAATTTCATTtcatttatttttcttctccattTGATGTTTAGATGACTGCGAAGATGATGTAGTGATGTAAATGTTCACTTGTCTAGTGCTGTGGTAATTAGTCTGATTGTGATCATTGATTTCATGGACAATTGTGTTTTCATCCGCCGTGTATGTTTTCAGGCAGCATTCATTTCTTTGTTATTGTTTGGGAAACAACTTAATTTCTAATTATGTGTTTTTATGGTCTGACAGTACTACCAGTTCTAGAATTTGTTAATGCTGACTTTTATCAGGTTCCTTGTTTTATTGGTTATGACCAGTTGGCAAAATAAATAGACATAAACAGAGGAATTCAAGAAATGCTCTGTTAGAAACTTTCCAAACTTGCTGATTTTCTTTTCTCTGGTAGTCTTCTGGCTTGATCGTTAAGTTAGTTTTGAATATTGTAAAGGTTCATCTAGAGCTGTTAGTGGGGACCTAGACGATCAACTAAGAAAAGATACAATGTAAATATGGGTAGTGTACAAATAAATGTGAGCTAAACAGAAAGATTGAAGACAGCTCCATTTGAAACGATTTAAAAGCTTATCTTTTTCACTGGTAGTATTCTGGCTTGGTCTTCAATCGTCAAGTTGGTTGGAAATGTTGTAAGCTTCATGTAGAGCTGTCATGAGGAGCTAGATGATCTACAAAGGAAGATAGATGCATTCATCTATTCGTTGAGTCAATTGGCACTTGTTACAAAATTCTCCTTATCACTGTTACTGATATTGAAATATGAAAGATGAACCTATGGAGATCCATTCTCTTTGTTTTGCTTTGTACAGTCATGCTGTAGCATGTATCATCTGATTCTCAAAGTAGTCTAGATTTCAGTTGTTTCCTCAAAAAGATTGCATAACTCATAAGACGAGAGGGCATGAATAGTTTGTGCTAAGGATCAATGTGTGAGCTGGCTAAAAGCTTTAGGCCGGCTCACTTTGTGAGCATCACTACGtcagaatagcacttcactgccgattcaaaataccccatcactgtcggattttggaccggcacaaccataccggtagtgatgagggtaagctatcactgtcgattcctacaaaccggcagtgttcttcaactttactgccggttctttacacaaccggcagagttcagttccaccaacactgccggttcataagaccaccctgtagagttcagttccaccaacactgtcggtttgtgtttcaaccggcagtgttgtcataAGAATCAttgccggtttgtgacaagaaccggcagtgatggctaagccaacgctgccggtttgtggctccagccggcagtgccatcactgccggtttgttgctaaccggcagtgatgtcacgttcgcattttattgttttataatttattttaatttttttttcgtggaatcgggtttcgctttatatacgctacgtagacgacatgtccatcaatattaaacattacaaatgttacagttacggtttaaatgttcttatcaagatctcgatccctcaaaataaaaaagaaatgttctcgcacttcacagattgtgcaatgcttctcggtcttcttacaataatctggcgagccgctctgggccatactggtccttgaacttcacggattgtgcaatggaaaatactccatctttttccaataccttggctaagatgaattttgccagctccgattgcagcgcgacgatctccatgtctaacagcctttcgtggttatatttcttgcgctgtcgttcaaaaaagatgatatccaaagtggaatcagtaaatcattttgttgaataattaacagacataaatgaaatggggattatacacaccaacttatcggattcttccgatttcccgccgatgtagcgaagcattgcccacattacataaaatccacattcattgtttcccgccggctgttttaggtacttcctcTCCATTTCGACGACCTTGAATGGGActtgcgtcccaccgatatgtcttcttcggacactgagcaacattaaaaggagaaatgttagaaagcggtatgtgtgattagaaaataatatgttattaggatcgcttactaattcagcactaccaccagcgcatccagatgatgaaatagttttttcttcgagtcccacacctcgatcagatttttggcaatattaacacaaatgaagacgaaatggtggctgcaatcatagaatcctaattatcgaataatcttaacaaaagaagaagcataaaattaaaagccgagaacatatactcgcagttgtaggctagaagtatgtgggttttgttcttcatcttgaatttgtcgaaaatagcaatcaatctctatttcaggtcttccaagtcacatccatggaggcctagacatgtcttctcattgactcgcaaggggtccaagaagcctatgttatcccatttgctttttagaatgcaaaattttgctatacacctacataaaatcatgggaagtgctcaaaagttaacaatttgtatcccaagagagtagttaattgtaatatcgtgcgtgtagggtacttacatagtccacagcgtcaacatttgtgtatcgagagagcatttctggtatagctggaacaagcactcctactcgacattgaacttctcttcttcaggataatgaaaaacatgtggcaaACGGATAAtgacctcaaaaccaaagtcctccgtctctgttgtttgagccatgtaatattcatgcaactagcgcatatatgttgtcaaattttatactcgtgatcgggaaccaaaagattgcccctttcatacttcattgccggtgttcctgtcccttgtacatcataatagatgttcgcggcctcttccatggttaattcggggttgtcttcaactaacttctgtatcttccttaaatcttcattgtgtatttcatcggctcttgttgtagcgtactgattctgtgtttgcctttcaaatttggacttcaacaaaaacggaggcagtgaggcacagagattaaagaaactaatacaatcttccttcgaggtgtgtgctgtaaattttccttccatcaagtttgtaacgctgccactgaacggcctttttcttttttattggtccactttgggagcattagcgaccaaatccaaggaccttttctatgactgcgaggatacctttgatcttgttttgggctgaggtggaggaggaggaggatgacgacaagaattctgttttcccagggctgatgaagatggaggaggaggaggaggagtcttctcttttctcgaggctgatgaagatggagtcggacgaggaggaatagagggagacctctgtcttctcgggggtgatggcaagggatgaggaggggagtgatctctattgggagatggtgagtgatcatcgtgggtgggcgaagactcacagtcgtcctcatcatcagaggacaattggtgatcaagcttaatgaagcgc
Proteins encoded in this region:
- the LOC136506062 gene encoding uncharacterized protein translates to MGFLICCARLLQLLLLLLTTATPPVAAQPPSPARALDAALQDYAFRALSARPRTGIVYNATVPGNLTGIAASELRLRSGNLRRRGFAGYFQFALPPGVVVQPHVERVVLVYHDLGNWSDRYYPLPAGYTYLAPVLGLLAYDAANLSAVGLPELSIVASGGPISVAFGGVRAVPAGGVTPRCVVFDLDGVPQFRDLEGTNVCTTYRQGHVSIVVNSSEIAPAPAPAPAPPPAGAIAPPIPTEGGGKKGSSDAWKIAVGVVGGAAALGLLAALLLCLVRYKRDKKLQLMERNAEVGETLRMAQVGRTQAPVALGTRTQPVIENNYAA